In Myxococcales bacterium, a single genomic region encodes these proteins:
- a CDS encoding AI-2E family transporter, giving the protein MMLDLSGALRGSRAARPTFLGVSALALVLAIYLARDVMLPVVLGLLIAYVLMPVVSWVEKKRVPRGAAIVLVYVLVLGTMGLFIRTIAPRMAHELTGLARELPTMATKARQHWIPVVKEKLRVLSPQHDEGVPVAPREPALVIRPRSDGSFAVELASGIEVRKTREGHVIERDDGPEGFDPDKVVDASIQASAAYVKENALELARIGSGIVFGVGRFFFIFGLTLMIAAYLMLTKERIEAFFLSLARPASRPSFEFLLTRIDRGLSGVVRGQLIICLVNGVLSAIGFGIAGLKYWPVLAIIATVLSLIPIFGSIISTIPAVAIGLTQSFFTGAFVFAWIIGIHQIEANFLNPKIMGDAAKIHPVLVIFSLLVGEHFFRTTGALLAVPVMSITQSVFLHFRQLVHNMDPELSRDPIRSSIEPPPPRPDSTPPPPSSRKL; this is encoded by the coding sequence GCGCGATGTCATGTTGCCCGTCGTGCTCGGGCTCCTCATCGCCTACGTGCTCATGCCCGTGGTGTCGTGGGTCGAGAAGAAGCGCGTCCCACGCGGCGCTGCCATCGTCCTCGTCTACGTGCTGGTGCTCGGCACCATGGGCCTCTTCATTCGCACCATCGCGCCGCGCATGGCCCACGAGCTGACGGGCCTGGCGCGGGAGCTGCCCACGATGGCGACGAAGGCTCGCCAACACTGGATCCCCGTCGTCAAAGAGAAGCTGCGCGTGCTCTCGCCGCAACACGACGAAGGCGTACCGGTGGCGCCGCGCGAGCCCGCGCTCGTCATCCGGCCACGCAGCGACGGTTCCTTCGCGGTGGAGCTCGCGTCGGGCATCGAGGTCCGCAAGACGCGCGAAGGCCACGTGATCGAGCGCGACGACGGGCCCGAGGGCTTTGATCCCGACAAGGTCGTCGACGCATCGATTCAAGCGAGCGCGGCCTATGTGAAGGAGAACGCGCTCGAACTCGCGCGCATCGGCAGCGGCATCGTCTTCGGGGTTGGCCGCTTCTTCTTCATCTTCGGCCTCACGCTGATGATCGCCGCCTACTTGATGCTCACGAAGGAGCGCATCGAGGCGTTTTTCCTGTCGCTGGCTCGGCCGGCGTCGCGGCCGTCCTTTGAGTTCTTGCTCACGCGCATCGATCGCGGCCTCTCGGGCGTGGTCCGCGGGCAGCTCATTATTTGCCTCGTCAACGGGGTCTTGTCGGCCATCGGCTTCGGCATCGCAGGTCTGAAGTATTGGCCGGTGCTCGCCATCATCGCGACGGTGCTCTCGCTCATCCCGATCTTCGGCTCGATCATCAGCACGATTCCGGCGGTGGCCATCGGTCTCACGCAGTCGTTCTTCACCGGCGCCTTCGTCTTCGCGTGGATCATTGGCATTCACCAGATCGAGGCGAATTTCTTGAACCCCAAGATCATGGGGGACGCGGCGAAGATTCACCCGGTGCTGGTGATCTTCTCGTTGCTCGTCGGCGAGCACTTCTTCAGAACCACCGGGGCCCTCCTCGCGGTCCCCGTGATGTCGATCACCCAGAGCGTGTTCTTGCACTTCCGCCAGCTCGTTCACAACATGGACCCGGAGCTGTCGCGCGACCCCATTCGTTCCAGCATCGAGCCGCCGCCGCCGCGCCCCGACTCGACGCCGCCTCCGCCGTCGTCACGCAAGCTCTAA
- a CDS encoding 1-acyl-sn-glycerol-3-phosphate acyltransferase, whose product MASVIVSVKNVADWLGICAPVVVEAAMGTVDRDVCDARLANWAPRVLARAGVTLEVLGQEHLAANRPMVLMSNHASFYDIPVVYAVFGGKLRMVAKKELFRIPIVGGAMRGAGMIEVDRNDRSKAIGNLDKGARALFESGSSVWIAPEGTRSTTGTLGPFKKGGFYLALRGRLPILPISIKGTFALLPPHSVGTRTKVPVAVTIHEPIDTGSFATAAAGDEKAAVARLMEVVRVAIASGL is encoded by the coding sequence ATGGCATCGGTCATCGTCTCCGTCAAGAATGTGGCCGACTGGCTCGGCATCTGCGCACCGGTCGTCGTCGAGGCGGCCATGGGCACCGTCGACCGCGACGTCTGCGACGCGCGCCTCGCCAACTGGGCGCCCCGCGTCCTCGCGCGAGCGGGGGTGACGCTCGAGGTGTTGGGCCAAGAGCACCTCGCCGCGAATCGGCCCATGGTGCTCATGAGCAACCACGCGTCGTTCTACGACATCCCGGTGGTCTACGCCGTCTTCGGCGGCAAGCTCCGCATGGTGGCCAAGAAGGAGCTCTTCCGCATTCCCATCGTCGGCGGCGCGATGCGCGGCGCCGGCATGATCGAGGTCGATCGCAACGATCGGTCGAAGGCCATCGGCAACCTCGACAAGGGCGCTCGCGCTCTCTTCGAGTCCGGTTCGAGCGTCTGGATCGCGCCCGAGGGCACGCGGTCGACGACGGGAACGCTCGGCCCGTTCAAGAAGGGCGGCTTCTACCTCGCGCTTCGGGGCCGACTGCCCATTCTGCCGATTTCGATCAAGGGGACGTTCGCACTCTTGCCGCCGCACAGCGTCGGAACACGCACCAAGGTGCCCGTCGCCGTCACGATCCATGAGCCCATCGACACGGGGTCGTTCGCGACCGCCGCCGCCGGCGACGAGAAGGCCGCCGTGGCGCGACTTATGGAGGTGGTGCGCGTCGCCATCGCGAGCGGCCTGTAG
- a CDS encoding class I SAM-dependent methyltransferase, producing MDEITSAVRAMYEQFPYPPVATPQIRVGSDARQLLSYGKLARKKGRPLRVLDAGCGRAAGLLGAAAIQRDVEFVGIDLNRVALEEAEGAAKARGITNVKFRTVNLMTLEELDVPDGGFDVIVSSGVLHHLADPAQGLARLKAALAPHGVISLMVYGREGRHALYRTVRALDLLAPRTLPVEERLKTARQLVKTQAADALFTGPFADAATVPDAELVDRYLHVHETSYNVPELYALLADAHLTPLRWNEPELWDVSQILPPALAARAMELSPCERYALVETLTHRSMLDLVVAHDENGPRPPPSEAAVEDATFAVNPDVAFSVETRSLRGEVRPERVVVKRRRQSFPLTSPTMAAAALILREQTASFRGGELAAALKPFGVGRVEARALILELLRVDVLYAPHPADA from the coding sequence ATGGACGAGATCACGAGCGCAGTCCGCGCCATGTACGAGCAGTTCCCCTACCCGCCTGTCGCGACGCCGCAGATTCGCGTCGGGAGCGACGCGCGCCAGCTCCTTTCCTACGGCAAGCTCGCGAGGAAGAAGGGTCGCCCGCTTCGCGTGCTCGATGCGGGCTGCGGGCGAGCTGCCGGGCTCTTGGGCGCCGCCGCCATCCAGCGAGACGTCGAGTTCGTGGGCATCGACCTCAACCGCGTCGCCCTCGAAGAGGCCGAAGGCGCGGCCAAGGCGCGCGGCATCACCAACGTGAAGTTTCGCACCGTCAACCTGATGACGCTCGAGGAGCTCGACGTGCCCGACGGGGGCTTCGACGTCATCGTCTCGTCGGGGGTGCTTCATCACCTCGCCGACCCAGCGCAAGGCCTCGCGCGCCTCAAGGCCGCGCTCGCACCGCACGGCGTCATCTCGCTGATGGTCTACGGCCGCGAGGGCCGGCACGCGCTCTACCGCACCGTGCGGGCGCTCGATCTGTTGGCGCCGCGGACCCTCCCCGTGGAAGAGCGGCTCAAGACGGCCCGACAGCTCGTCAAGACGCAGGCCGCCGACGCGCTCTTCACGGGGCCCTTCGCGGACGCCGCGACGGTGCCTGACGCCGAGCTCGTCGACCGCTACCTGCATGTCCACGAGACGAGCTACAACGTCCCCGAACTCTACGCGCTCCTCGCCGACGCACACCTGACGCCGCTCCGCTGGAACGAGCCCGAGCTATGGGACGTCTCGCAGATCCTCCCGCCGGCGCTCGCCGCACGAGCCATGGAGCTTTCGCCGTGCGAGCGGTACGCGCTCGTCGAGACGCTCACGCATCGCTCGATGCTCGACCTCGTCGTCGCCCACGACGAAAACGGGCCACGGCCGCCGCCGAGCGAGGCCGCCGTAGAGGACGCCACCTTCGCGGTGAATCCCGACGTAGCCTTCTCCGTAGAGACGCGCAGCTTGCGCGGCGAGGTACGCCCCGAGCGAGTGGTCGTGAAGCGACGCCGCCAGTCCTTCCCGCTGACCTCTCCGACCATGGCGGCCGCTGCGCTCATCTTGCGCGAGCAGACGGCGTCTTTCCGCGGCGGCGAGCTGGCTGCGGCGCTCAAGCCCTTTGGCGTCGGGCGCGTCGAGGCGCGCGCCCTCATCCTCGAGCTCTTGCGCGTCGATGTCCTCTACGCGCCCCACCCCGCCGACGCGTGA
- a CDS encoding TonB family protein yields MCHHEHLAPPHFQRYLARLAARAVAAGLLALLPAAAQAQSPPPQLVAPVVRTHVDATYPESAHRENKHGDVVLAVTVDVHGHVSAVEVLESAGADLDQAAIVAARQWTFDPALRNGKPVAAKIRVPFHFSPPAAAVEVVEAPAPPSQASSHAHSHEEPKAPAKASDEVLVHGRPMPPSRGASDFNLRIGELARVYRGNAAELLKLAPGILLSNEGGEGHAQQVFLRGFDAREGQDIEFTVDGVPINEPGNIHGGGFAETNFIIPELVESLRVVEGPFDPRQGNFAVAGSADYQLGLQKRGTTIGYRGGSFNTHRLLLLWGPKDESVHTFGGAELYRTDGFGQNRGADRATGMGQYEGRIGERGSYRLTTQAYTTKYFSAGVLRQDDLRAGRVDFYDTYDPRQGGSSSRYSLAADIVSRGQDTTYTQQLFLIRRDLRLLKNFTGFLEDTQEAIQSPHGQRGDLIDLNNGVWTMGGRGASRIAGSALGHKQELEVGYFARGDLVDSSEQRLEATTSVPYKTETLLSSKLGNLGLYGDANLHATRWLTVRGGLRAELFSFDAQNLCAAQDVSKPSVKNPPGDASCLTQSRFGVHREANQRASTVGTALLPRASVLLGPFDHFTFSAAYGQGARSIDPVYVTQDVRTPYASITSYEGGVGYARDSETSSLVVKSIFFQTHVDRDLIFNQTAGRSTLANGTSRTGWAGTVRYTGMWLDQAASLTLVRSSFDDTNLLVPYVPDLVFRSDTALHADFPVRIRGDKLRGALGSGITYVGRRELPFSERSQRILTVDASATLGLGNVELGVIASNLLDNRYRLSEYNYSSVFQQGGPPTLVASRHFVAGAPRAVFGTLTMTLGGS; encoded by the coding sequence ATGTGCCATCACGAGCACCTCGCGCCCCCCCACTTCCAGCGGTACCTCGCGAGGCTCGCCGCACGGGCCGTAGCGGCGGGACTTCTGGCGTTGCTCCCCGCCGCGGCGCAAGCGCAATCGCCGCCTCCGCAGCTTGTGGCGCCTGTCGTCCGCACCCACGTCGACGCGACGTACCCCGAATCGGCCCACCGTGAGAACAAGCACGGCGACGTCGTCCTCGCCGTGACCGTCGACGTCCACGGCCACGTGAGCGCCGTGGAGGTCCTCGAATCGGCGGGGGCCGATCTCGACCAGGCGGCCATTGTGGCTGCGCGTCAGTGGACGTTCGACCCCGCGCTCCGCAACGGAAAGCCCGTCGCGGCGAAGATCCGCGTGCCGTTCCACTTTTCGCCGCCCGCGGCCGCTGTCGAGGTCGTCGAGGCGCCAGCGCCACCGTCGCAGGCCTCCTCCCACGCGCACAGCCACGAGGAGCCGAAGGCCCCCGCCAAAGCGTCGGACGAGGTGCTCGTCCACGGGCGGCCCATGCCCCCCAGTCGCGGGGCCTCCGACTTCAACCTCCGCATCGGCGAGTTGGCCCGCGTCTATCGCGGCAACGCCGCCGAGTTGCTCAAGCTCGCCCCCGGCATCCTGTTGTCCAACGAGGGCGGCGAAGGTCACGCCCAGCAGGTATTTCTGCGTGGCTTCGATGCGCGCGAAGGGCAGGACATCGAGTTTACCGTCGACGGTGTTCCCATCAACGAGCCGGGCAACATTCACGGCGGTGGCTTCGCCGAGACCAACTTCATCATCCCTGAGCTTGTCGAATCGCTAAGGGTCGTTGAGGGCCCCTTCGACCCGCGGCAAGGCAACTTCGCCGTGGCCGGCAGCGCCGACTACCAGCTCGGTCTTCAAAAGCGCGGCACGACCATCGGCTATCGCGGCGGCAGCTTCAACACGCACCGCCTCTTGCTCCTCTGGGGGCCGAAGGACGAAAGCGTGCACACCTTCGGTGGCGCTGAGCTGTATCGGACCGACGGCTTCGGTCAGAATCGCGGGGCCGACCGCGCCACGGGTATGGGGCAATACGAGGGCCGCATCGGCGAGCGGGGCTCTTACCGGCTCACGACGCAGGCCTACACGACCAAGTACTTCTCGGCGGGCGTGCTCCGCCAAGACGATCTGCGCGCTGGGCGCGTTGACTTCTACGACACCTACGATCCGCGTCAGGGCGGCTCGTCGTCGCGGTATTCGCTCGCCGCGGACATCGTCTCGCGGGGCCAAGACACCACGTACACGCAGCAGCTCTTTCTCATTCGCCGGGACCTTCGCCTGCTGAAGAACTTCACTGGCTTCCTCGAAGACACGCAGGAGGCCATCCAGAGCCCTCACGGGCAACGCGGCGATCTCATCGATCTGAACAACGGCGTGTGGACCATGGGCGGCCGCGGCGCCTCGCGCATCGCCGGGAGCGCGCTTGGCCACAAGCAGGAGCTCGAAGTCGGCTACTTCGCTCGCGGCGACCTCGTCGACTCGTCGGAGCAAAGGCTCGAGGCGACCACGTCGGTGCCTTACAAGACCGAGACGCTGCTCTCGTCGAAGCTTGGCAACCTCGGCCTCTACGGTGACGCCAACCTGCACGCCACGCGCTGGCTCACGGTTCGCGGCGGACTTCGCGCCGAGCTCTTCTCCTTCGACGCGCAGAACCTCTGTGCGGCCCAAGACGTGTCGAAACCCTCGGTGAAGAACCCGCCCGGTGACGCGAGCTGCCTCACGCAGTCGCGGTTCGGTGTGCACCGCGAGGCGAACCAACGCGCTTCGACGGTCGGCACTGCGCTCTTGCCGCGGGCGTCAGTGCTCCTTGGCCCCTTCGACCACTTCACCTTCAGCGCAGCCTATGGGCAGGGCGCCCGCTCCATCGACCCGGTCTACGTCACCCAAGACGTCCGAACGCCCTACGCGAGCATCACCTCGTACGAAGGGGGCGTCGGCTACGCGAGGGACAGCGAGACCTCGAGCCTCGTCGTCAAGTCGATCTTCTTCCAGACGCACGTCGACCGCGATCTCATCTTCAACCAGACGGCGGGGCGAAGCACGCTCGCCAATGGCACGTCGCGCACTGGATGGGCCGGAACGGTCCGCTACACGGGCATGTGGCTCGATCAAGCCGCGAGCCTCACCCTGGTGCGCTCGTCTTTCGACGACACCAACCTGCTCGTGCCCTACGTGCCCGATCTCGTTTTCCGCTCCGACACGGCGCTCCACGCGGACTTTCCCGTGAGAATACGGGGCGACAAACTCCGCGGCGCGTTGGGCTCCGGCATCACCTACGTCGGTCGGCGCGAGCTGCCCTTCAGCGAGCGCAGTCAACGAATCCTCACCGTCGACGCGTCGGCGACGCTTGGCCTCGGCAACGTCGAGCTGGGGGTCATCGCGTCCAATCTCTTGGACAACCGCTACCGGCTCTCCGAATACAACTACTCGTCGGTGTTCCAGCAGGGCGGCCCGCCGACGCTCGTCGCCAGCAGGCACTTCGTCGCGGGGGCGCCACGCGCCGTGTTTGGGACCCTGACCATGACCCTGGGGGGCTCGTGA